Genomic window (Thermotoga sp. SG1):
CTTCACCTCTACGTCTTCCCTGTTGACCTCGCTCTTCCAGTTCGTCCATAGCACAACGTACGTGTCGTCTGACTGCAGGTATGGTGTTCTTTCGTTGTTTGGGTTGATGAAGATCGCAACGCCATCTTCTGCAGGTTTCTTCGTCCTGTCCTGAACCTCTCCGTAAACGTAGATCGTGCTGTCCTTCCATACCGCCCTGATCGTCGCCTTCACGTTCCCTTCTTCGTCGTAGATCTCTATCGGCATAGACATCATGTAGGAGTCATCCATCATACCCACTACCACCGCTTCTCCTTCAGAGATCTTGCTTTCTTTTGAAAGAGGTGGTAGCACTTCAGGAGCGACAATCGCCCAGTAAGCGAGTTTTGCCTGATAATCTTTGTCAAAGATCAATGTCCAGTCATTTCTTCTTGTTGCTCTCCAGGAGTAGTCGTCTTTGAGACCCCAGAACGTGACGTTTGTGATCACATTACTGTATTTCTTGAAGATTTCAAAGAGTTGAGCCATCTTGTGAGCCTGTTCAATGAGTGCGTTCCTCGGTGCCTCTGGGTAGTTGGAAGTAGAATCTCTGTAGACGCTCATATCGAGCTCTGTTATGTGGATTTCTATACCAGGGATGGAGCTGAACTTTTTGATGGCCTCTTCGATCTGCCTGATGTCCGTTGCAAGACTGATGTGACACTGCATACCGATTCCATCGATGAGACCCTTTTCCTTGAGACTCTTCACAAGGTTGTAGATGATGTCTCTCTTTTTGGGTTCGAAGGTGTTGTAGTCGTTGTAGAAGAGTTTCGCATCGGGATCTGCCTCCCTTGCAAACTTGAAGGCAAGTTCTATGTAGTCAGGCCCCATGATCTGATACCAGGTGGATCTTCTCAGTCCATCTGGCTGGTTCGGATCGACCGCTTCGTTCACAACGTCCCATGCGTAGACCTTCCCTTTGAAGTGTCCAACGACGGTGTGTATGTATTCTCTGAGTCTTTCTGTCATCGCTTCTTTGGAGAGGAGGTTTCCATTTTCGTCTTTGAAGAACCACTCGGGCGTCTGATTGTGCCATACCAGTGTGTGGCCCCTCACAACCATGCCGTTTTGCTGTGCAAATTCGATGTATTTGTCTGCTGTTTCAAATCTGAACTTGAGTTTGCCATTCTCAATGCCTGCAAGCAGACTATCAGGTTTCATCTCATTTTCTGCGGTGATGCTGTTGAAGTGCTTGGTGATGAGCGTTAAGTCCTTCTGGTTGATGAATACCTTGGATGGAAGAGCAACGCCCACTCTGAAGTAGTCTTTCAGAACTTCCCTGAGGGCTGGTATTTCCTCTTCTGGATTCATCTCGAGTTTTATCTCAGCAGAGGTGGTGTCCACTACCTTCACATCGTCCACGTAGAACTCGAGGGTCGGATTCTGAGACTCGAAGTAAAGTGTGAGATCTTCCACTGTCACACCGGCAGGGATCGTGTACGTTCCGGACAGCTGAACCCACTGTCCGGAAGGTACCGTGCTGGATTTAATCCACTCGTATTGTGTGTTGGCATCGGAGGAGTACTTCCTCTGCATCGTCATGATGATCGTCTGATCCTGACCGGATTCCTGATAGGCCCATGCTTCGAAAGCGTAGGTCTTTCCGGTTTTCAGGATTCCTTTCAAGTTGATCTGAGTACCATGCCAGCCCTTCTGTCTGTTAGAGACGAAAAGTGATTTCTTTCCAGAGTGTGCTACTTTTGAAGAAATGGAAATCTTCACGTCACCGCCTCTTGGCTGCCATTCTCCAAGGCCCTTTTCAAAGGAGGTTTCGTAAACAACCTTCGGACCTGCTTCCTTTGGCGTGAGAACCCGAACGTTGTCCACGTAGAAGATGAAATCAGTTTTTTTGGGTGAAGTGATGATCAGAGAGAACTTCGCTGGAGTACCTTCGAAGGTTGGTGAGAATGGAACGAGGATTTCCTTCCAGTAATTCGGCACCGCAACCTTGTCGACCAGTATCTCGTACCTTTCACCTTTTTCGTCTTCTGTTCTTGCAAGAACGCTGAAAAGTTGCGGAGAATCGGAAGTCTGATAGACCTGGAAGGAAAGCAGATAATCGGCTCCTGAGTTGACTTTTCCAGTCAGATCGATCTCTACTCCATCCCACACGGAGGTTCTGTTTTCCACCTTCAGTGAATATTCTCCATCTGCTGCAACATCCTGTGAAGCGGTGACAACCACGTCTTTTCCAAAGGGGGAAGCACCGTCTGTGTTTCCTTCAAAACTCAGGGCAAGAGCCGTTTCAAAGGGAGAGACTTCCTCACCACCGAATCCCAAAACACCCGTGGCTGCGAGAACCACTCCGAGAAAACCTGCCAAGATACCAATCAGAACTACGCTCGAAGCATCCAAAAAACCCCATCTCTTCTTTCGCATGAACCCACACACCTCCCTATTGTTAAGTTATTTCTTACTAAGAAATAATGACGTTCTCCGGTGAAAAATTATACCATAATTGTGAAAAAGGCTTTCAAATTAGAAAAGCGATGATATTTTCAAATAATTGGTATTTTTCGCAGATAATTACAAATAATCGACGATAATCGCACTTGAAATTTTTAGATGAGATGATATAGAATTTATTACAAGAAAGAAAAGATAATGCTTACGACTGTAATTTCTCGGTCCTGATCTTCCTCTGAGGAGGTGTACTGGGTGCTTACCTACATATTCAAACGAGTACTCTATGCTATTCCACTGTTATTTGTCATCTCAATCGTTTCGTTCATCATCATTGAACTTCCTCCAGGAGACTATCTAACTACCTATGTAATGACTCTCAGGCAGAGTGGGGAAACTATCGATCAGGCAGCTTTGGAAGTCCTGAAAAGAAGGTATGGTCTGGACAAACCAGTGATAGTTCGTTACTTTTACTGGATAGGCGGTATTTTGAGAGGAGATTTTGGTTACTCATTCATGTGGGAAAAGTCTGTTAGCGAACTTTTGAATCAGAGGGTCTGGTGGACAATACTGATCTCCATTCTCTCAACTGCTTTTGCCTGGGTTTTTGGATTTCTCATAGGTGTATACTCTGGAACACATCAATATTCTCTAGGTGACTACGTTTTCACGGTACTGGGTTATATAGGACTTGCTACACCGAACTTCCTGCTCGCATTGATACTTTTGTGGGTAGTGTTTGTAACAACAGGTGTGAGTCTGGGAGGTTTGTTTTCTGCAGAGTTCGCACACGCTCCCTGGTCCTGGGCGAAGTTCGTTGACCTTTTGAAGCATATATGGATCCCTGTGATTGTTATAGGAACAGGAAGCATGGCGGGCCTCATTAGGGTTCTGAGAGCAAATCTTTTGGATGAGATAAACAAACCCTATGTGATCGCTGCAAGAGCTAGAGGTGTCCATGAAAAGGAGCTTGTCTGGAAATATCCCCTGAGGGTGGCGGTTATTCCATTCGCTTCCACCGCAGGCTGGGCGCTTCCACAGATAGTCTCGGGAGCGGTGATTACCGGTATTGTGCTGAACCTTCCCACAGTGGGAACACTCCTTCTCGATGCGCTCACGTCCCAGGACATGTACCTTGCCGGTAGTCTTGTTCTGATTTTGAGCGTGTTCACGATCATAGGTACTCTCATATCTGACATACTACTTGCCTGGCTCGATCCCAGAATAAGATTTGAATGAGGTGATAGGTGTGTGGAAGAAGCGGAAGAACAAAGAAAAAGTGGAAGAGTTATATCTTGCGTCCGAGTGGAAATTGATGTGGTGGAGGTTCAAAAGGAACAAACTCGCGATCGTTGGTATGATCATCCTTGGAATTCTCTACGTATTGGGAATCTTCTGTGAGTTCTTCTCTCCATACGATCCAAACCGGATATTTTCAAGATACGTGTACGCTCCTCCTCAGAGGATACACTTTTTCCACGAGGGAAAATTCATAGGCCCGTTCGTTTATGGCTACAAGATGGAAAGGGATCCGGAAACTTTCAGAAGGATATACAAAGAGGACAGAACAAAGATATATGAAATTAAGTTCTTTGTCCGTGGTGACAAGTACAAACTCTGGAACGTCTGGGAATCAGATATACATTTCTTTGGAGTAGAAGACGGAGTAGTCTTTCTCTTTGGAACGGACAGGCTCGGAAGAGATGTCTTCTCTAGAATCCTGTACGGTGCAAGGATCTCCACCACGATCGGATTGGTGGGTGTGTTCATCAGTATGGTTCTGGGAATCATCATAGGGGGTATCTCCGGATACTACGGTGGCAAAATAGACAACTTCATACAGAGGGTAATAGAGTTCATCATCAGTATTCCAACGATCCCTCTCTGGATGGCTCTCGCTGCGGCTCTTCCAAGATACTGGTCTCAGATAAAGGTCTACTTTGCCATCACCGTGATTCTTTCACTGATAGGTTGGACTGGACTTGCAAGGGTTGTGAGGAGTAAGTTCCTTTCTCTCAAAGAGGAGGACTTCGTTGTTGCGGCAAGACTTGCGGGAGCCTCAGAGTGGAGAATCATATTCAAACACATGCTGCCATCTCTGACTAGTCATCTCATAGCATCTGCTACACTCGCTGTTCCTGGAATGATACTGGGTGAGACGGGACTCAGTTTTCTCGGTCTGGGTTTGAGGCCGCCTGCGATCAGCTGGGGAGTGCTTCTTCAGGAGGCTCAGAACATCAGAAGCGTTGCGCTTTATCCATGGCTTTTGATACCTGGTTTGTTTGTGATCGTCACCGTTTTGTGCTTCAACTTCGTTGGGGATGGATTAAGAGACGCTGCCGATCCATACAAGACGTGAAGGGAGGAGAGTCATGGAAAAAGTTCTTGAAATAAGAAATCTGAGGGTCTATTTCGATCTGACAGAAGGAACGGTGAAGGCTGTCGATGGTGTATCGTTTGACATTCGAAGAGGAGAGATCCTGGGACTGGTTGGAGAAAGCGGATGCGGAAAGAGTGTCACCGCCCAGTCCATTTTGAGGATTCTTCCAGAGAGCGCACGAATAGTAACGGGTGAGATCGTGTTTTCTAGGAATGGGAAAATGATAGATCTGGCAAAACTGGATCCTGAAGGTGAAGAAATAAGGGACATAAGAGGTAAGGATATATCCATGATCTTTCAGGAACCAATGGCGTCTTTTTCTCCGGTTTACACAGTTGGAGCTCAGATGATGGAAGCGATCTTGCTGCACGAGAACGTTTCAAAGGAAGAGGCACGACGGCGGATTGTTGAGATGCTCAAAAAGGTGAAGATACCAAACGCTGAAAAGGTTGTGGATATGTATCCTTTTGAACTCTCCGGAGGAATGCTTCAGCGCTGCATGATAGCGATGGCGATGTCTTTGAATCCGACATTGCTACTTGCTGACGAACCCACAACCGCTTTGGACGTGACTATTCAGGCTCAGATACTCTATCTCATGAAAGAATTGCAGAGAGAATACAAATCTTCTATCCTCCTGATCACACACGATATGGGTGTTGTGGCTCAGATGGCAGATAGAGTTGCCGTAATGTACCTTGGAAACATTGTAGAAACTGCCGAGGTCTTTGAACTCTTCAAAAATCCACTCCATCCCTACACTCAGGCCCTTTTGAGATCCATTCCGAAGATTGGTGTGAGAAAGACCAGGCTTGAAACCATAAAAGGTATGGTCCCGGACCCATACAATCTACCAACTGGTTGTAAATTTCACAACAGGTGTGAGAAATTCATGAAAGGTTTGTGCGATGTGAAGGAGCCTCCCGAGGTAGAAGTAGTGCCCGGACACAAAGTCAAGTGTTTCCTTTATGGAGGGGAAAAAGAATGAAACTACTCGAAGTGAAAGGACTAAAGAAATACTTTCCGTTGACAAAAGGATTCTTCAAGAAGGTTGTGGGATACGTCAAAGCAGTTGATGGTATAAGTTTCGATATAGAAGAGGGTGAGACCTTAGCCCTCGTTGGTGAAAGTGGATGTGGGAAGACAACCACCGCCAAAAGCATTCTCAGGGCGATAGATCCTACAGATGGGGACGTTATCCTCCATGTGGATGGAAAATCCGTGAACCTTGCAAAACTCAAAAGAGACGAATTGAAACCATACAGAAGGTACATGCAGATGATCTTTCAAAACCCGTACACCTCCCTGAATCCCAGAATGAAGGTCAAAGAAATCATCGGAGAGCCGCTTTTAGTGAACGGGATTGCAAAAGGAAAGGAACTGGAAGATCGTGTGGCGGAACTTCTGAAAGCAGTTGGTTTGAGACCAGAGTACATGATAAGGTATCCACACGCTTTCTCAGGCGGTCAAAGACAGAGAATCGTTATAGCAAGAGCAATCGCTTTGAGACCGAAACTAGTGGTGTGTGACGAGCCGACTTCCGCCCTGGATGTTTCCATCAGGGCACAGATACTGAACCTTCTGATGGATCTTCAAGAACAGTTCAATCTCACTTATCTCTTCATCACGCACGATCTGAGTGTGGTGGAGCACATCTCCGATAGGGTTGCCGTGATGTATCTCGGAAAGATCGTGGAACTTTCGAGCACAGAAGAGATCTTCGAAAATCCCAAGCATCCATACACAGAGACTCTTCTGAGGTCTGTACCGAAACCTGATCCAGATTTCAGAGAAGAACTCGTGCCGATAGAAGGGGAGGTTCCAAATCCGGCAAATCCGCCGTCTGGTTGCTACTTCCACCCAAGGTGTTCTTATGCGAAGAGCATCTGCAAAGAAGAATACCCGGAGTTCAAAAATATTGGAACGGAGGAAAATCCACATTATGTAGCGTGTCATTTTGCCGAGAGCTTGAAATTGAGAGGTGTGAAAATCTCACTGTGAGGGGGTGTTAACTGTGAGAAGGTTGTTTGTCTTGTCGTTACTTGTGTTCTTAGTTGTTCTAGCTCTTGCTACCAACGACACATGGGTCTTCTACGCAACACCGGAGGACTACTACAAAGCCACGGGAAAGAGAATCACAGAGTACCACGAAGCACCAATGTTGGCAAAACTCGTTGAAGAAGGAAAACTCCCACCTGTTGAACAGAGGCTTCCGGAAGAGCCGCTCGTGGTCCAGCCAGTGGAAAAGATCGGGCAGTACGGTGGTACCTGGAGAAGGGTATGGAAAGGTCCATCCGACAGGTGGGGTATTTCCAAACTCATCGAGGTGAAGCTTGCATTTTGGGACAAAGAAGGAGGAAAGCTCGTACCGGGACTTGCAAAGAGTTGGGAAGTTCTTGAAAACGGAAGAGTCTACATTTTCCACTTGAGAAAGGGTGTGAAGTGGTCAGATGGTCACCCCTATACGGCCCACGATATCGTGTTCTGGATCGAAGACATCATAGGAAACGACGAGATAACACCATCGAAACCCGATTGGTACAATGTAGGTGTCAAGGTTGAGGCACTCGACGACTACACAGTGAAGTTCGAATTCAGTAAACCTTATGGCCTCTTCCTTCTGAAGGTTCCTTACGGTGGTTTCACCGGAGCTCCTGCGCACTATCTGAAACAGTTCCATCCGAAGTACACGCCGATGGAAGAGATAGAGAAAAAGATGGTACCTGGTGTGCACAACACGTGGGTGGATCTCTTCGATGACAAGAACGACTTCCTTGAGAACCTCGAGCTTCCAACACTTTCACCGTGGAAACCGATCACCGATCCAACAAGCCAGTTCTACGTCCTCGAGAGAAACCCATACTTCTGGGCAGTTGATACCGAAGGAAACCAGCTTCCGTACATTGACTATGTGAGGCACGAGTATGTCAAAAACGACGAGGTCATACTCCTGAAGGCAATCTCCGGTGAAATCGACATGCAGTGGAGACACATCGGAGGTTTGGGAGCAGGAGCAGGAAACTTCACACTGCTCATGGAGAACGCCCAGAGTGGAGACTACAGAGTGTTGAAATGGATTGCCGCAAATGGTTCAGCTAGCAGAATCTCTCTAAACTACGCACACTCCGATGAAGTTCTGAGGAAAGTCTTCAACGATGTGAGATTCAGACAGGCTCTCTCACTTGCCATCAACAGAGAAGAGATAAACGAGATACTCTTCAACGGTCTTGCGGAACCAAGACAAGCGTCCCTCGTGAGTGGATCTCCCTACTTCGATCCTGAGTGGGAAAAAGCGTACGTTGAGTACGATCCAGACAGGGCAAACAAACTTCTCGATGAGATGGGACTGAAGTGGGATGATAAGCACGAGTACAGACTCCTTCCGGATGGAAGACCTTTGAGGTTCACGATCACCGTAACCGGGCAGTTCCATGTTGACGTCTGGACGATGGTGAAGGAGTACTGGAAACAGATCGGTGTCTGGGTAGAGGTTGAAAATGTTGAAAGATCCCTCTTCTATGAAAGGGCGGATGCTGGAAACTTCGATGCGATGGTCTGGAACATGGATAGGGCAGCCCAGCCGCTGTCCTCACCGATGGTCATCTTCCCGGGCTCTGAAGACATCGCGGACTTCTGGTACATTGGATGGAGCGGATGGATCTCCTATTATGTCGAAAAGAACATAAGAGGAGAAGAGCCTGAAGAGATTCCAGAAGGGCCCGAACCACCCGAGATCGTTTACAGACTCGTCGACCTCTACTATCAGATAGCTACCACACCAGATCCTGAAAAGATCAAGGAACTTATGAAAGAGGTAACGAAGATTCACAGGGAAAACCTCTGGATGATAGGAACCGTTGGTGAGGACCTATCGCCTGCGATCGTCAAAAACAACTTCAGAAACGTACCTGAGTTCCTCGTCACAGACGACGTACTGAGATCGCCGTTGAACGCCATGCCGATGCAGTTCTTCATCGAACAGAAATGAAACAACC
Coding sequences:
- a CDS encoding ABC transporter substrate-binding protein; the encoded protein is MRRLFVLSLLVFLVVLALATNDTWVFYATPEDYYKATGKRITEYHEAPMLAKLVEEGKLPPVEQRLPEEPLVVQPVEKIGQYGGTWRRVWKGPSDRWGISKLIEVKLAFWDKEGGKLVPGLAKSWEVLENGRVYIFHLRKGVKWSDGHPYTAHDIVFWIEDIIGNDEITPSKPDWYNVGVKVEALDDYTVKFEFSKPYGLFLLKVPYGGFTGAPAHYLKQFHPKYTPMEEIEKKMVPGVHNTWVDLFDDKNDFLENLELPTLSPWKPITDPTSQFYVLERNPYFWAVDTEGNQLPYIDYVRHEYVKNDEVILLKAISGEIDMQWRHIGGLGAGAGNFTLLMENAQSGDYRVLKWIAANGSASRISLNYAHSDEVLRKVFNDVRFRQALSLAINREEINEILFNGLAEPRQASLVSGSPYFDPEWEKAYVEYDPDRANKLLDEMGLKWDDKHEYRLLPDGRPLRFTITVTGQFHVDVWTMVKEYWKQIGVWVEVENVERSLFYERADAGNFDAMVWNMDRAAQPLSSPMVIFPGSEDIADFWYIGWSGWISYYVEKNIRGEEPEEIPEGPEPPEIVYRLVDLYYQIATTPDPEKIKELMKEVTKIHRENLWMIGTVGEDLSPAIVKNNFRNVPEFLVTDDVLRSPLNAMPMQFFIEQK
- a CDS encoding ABC transporter permease; the encoded protein is MIGVWKKRKNKEKVEELYLASEWKLMWWRFKRNKLAIVGMIILGILYVLGIFCEFFSPYDPNRIFSRYVYAPPQRIHFFHEGKFIGPFVYGYKMERDPETFRRIYKEDRTKIYEIKFFVRGDKYKLWNVWESDIHFFGVEDGVVFLFGTDRLGRDVFSRILYGARISTTIGLVGVFISMVLGIIIGGISGYYGGKIDNFIQRVIEFIISIPTIPLWMALAAALPRYWSQIKVYFAITVILSLIGWTGLARVVRSKFLSLKEEDFVVAARLAGASEWRIIFKHMLPSLTSHLIASATLAVPGMILGETGLSFLGLGLRPPAISWGVLLQEAQNIRSVALYPWLLIPGLFVIVTVLCFNFVGDGLRDAADPYKT
- a CDS encoding ABC transporter permease; its protein translation is MLTYIFKRVLYAIPLLFVISIVSFIIIELPPGDYLTTYVMTLRQSGETIDQAALEVLKRRYGLDKPVIVRYFYWIGGILRGDFGYSFMWEKSVSELLNQRVWWTILISILSTAFAWVFGFLIGVYSGTHQYSLGDYVFTVLGYIGLATPNFLLALILLWVVFVTTGVSLGGLFSAEFAHAPWSWAKFVDLLKHIWIPVIVIGTGSMAGLIRVLRANLLDEINKPYVIAARARGVHEKELVWKYPLRVAVIPFASTAGWALPQIVSGAVITGIVLNLPTVGTLLLDALTSQDMYLAGSLVLILSVFTIIGTLISDILLAWLDPRIRFE
- a CDS encoding ABC transporter ATP-binding protein; its protein translation is MEKVLEIRNLRVYFDLTEGTVKAVDGVSFDIRRGEILGLVGESGCGKSVTAQSILRILPESARIVTGEIVFSRNGKMIDLAKLDPEGEEIRDIRGKDISMIFQEPMASFSPVYTVGAQMMEAILLHENVSKEEARRRIVEMLKKVKIPNAEKVVDMYPFELSGGMLQRCMIAMAMSLNPTLLLADEPTTALDVTIQAQILYLMKELQREYKSSILLITHDMGVVAQMADRVAVMYLGNIVETAEVFELFKNPLHPYTQALLRSIPKIGVRKTRLETIKGMVPDPYNLPTGCKFHNRCEKFMKGLCDVKEPPEVEVVPGHKVKCFLYGGEKE
- a CDS encoding ABC transporter ATP-binding protein; this translates as MKLLEVKGLKKYFPLTKGFFKKVVGYVKAVDGISFDIEEGETLALVGESGCGKTTTAKSILRAIDPTDGDVILHVDGKSVNLAKLKRDELKPYRRYMQMIFQNPYTSLNPRMKVKEIIGEPLLVNGIAKGKELEDRVAELLKAVGLRPEYMIRYPHAFSGGQRQRIVIARAIALRPKLVVCDEPTSALDVSIRAQILNLLMDLQEQFNLTYLFITHDLSVVEHISDRVAVMYLGKIVELSSTEEIFENPKHPYTETLLRSVPKPDPDFREELVPIEGEVPNPANPPSGCYFHPRCSYAKSICKEEYPEFKNIGTEENPHYVACHFAESLKLRGVKISL
- a CDS encoding endo-1,4-beta-xylanase, translating into MRKKRWGFLDASSVVLIGILAGFLGVVLAATGVLGFGGEEVSPFETALALSFEGNTDGASPFGKDVVVTASQDVAADGEYSLKVENRTSVWDGVEIDLTGKVNSGADYLLSFQVYQTSDSPQLFSVLARTEDEKGERYEILVDKVAVPNYWKEILVPFSPTFEGTPAKFSLIITSPKKTDFIFYVDNVRVLTPKEAGPKVVYETSFEKGLGEWQPRGGDVKISISSKVAHSGKKSLFVSNRQKGWHGTQINLKGILKTGKTYAFEAWAYQESGQDQTIIMTMQRKYSSDANTQYEWIKSSTVPSGQWVQLSGTYTIPAGVTVEDLTLYFESQNPTLEFYVDDVKVVDTTSAEIKLEMNPEEEIPALREVLKDYFRVGVALPSKVFINQKDLTLITKHFNSITAENEMKPDSLLAGIENGKLKFRFETADKYIEFAQQNGMVVRGHTLVWHNQTPEWFFKDENGNLLSKEAMTERLREYIHTVVGHFKGKVYAWDVVNEAVDPNQPDGLRRSTWYQIMGPDYIELAFKFAREADPDAKLFYNDYNTFEPKKRDIIYNLVKSLKEKGLIDGIGMQCHISLATDIRQIEEAIKKFSSIPGIEIHITELDMSVYRDSTSNYPEAPRNALIEQAHKMAQLFEIFKKYSNVITNVTFWGLKDDYSWRATRRNDWTLIFDKDYQAKLAYWAIVAPEVLPPLSKESKISEGEAVVVGMMDDSYMMSMPIEIYDEEGNVKATIRAVWKDSTIYVYGEVQDRTKKPAEDGVAIFINPNNERTPYLQSDDTYVVLWTNWKSEVNREDVEVKKFVGPGFRRYSFEMSIKIAGVEYKKDSYIGFDIAVIDDGKWYSWSDTTNSQKTNTMNYGVLKLEGVMVATAKYGTPVIDGDIDEIWNTTEEIETKSVAMGSLEKNATAKVRVLWDEENLYVLAVVKDPVLNKDNSNPWEQDSVEIFIDENNHKTGYYENDDAQFRVNYMNEQSFGTGASAARFKTAVKLIEGGYIVEAAIKWKTIKPSPDTVIGFNVQVNDANEKGQRVGIISWSDPTNNSWRDPSKFGNLRLIK